A single genomic interval of Thermoanaerobaculia bacterium harbors:
- a CDS encoding response regulator transcription factor codes for MTSILIVEDEKKIADFLRKGLSEKGYTVDVAADSDVALECAVAEPHDLIVLDLLLPGSRDGLELCRELRRRGISSKILMLTARDTVENKIEGLDSGADDYLVKPFSYRELLARLRALTRRSEIKEAGPLECEGLVYEPSSRTARMGEATVELTMREGAILELLLRRKGKVVSRAEIAARVWEDTSDLSTNIIDVYINSIRKKIDGPSRGRIRTVRGVGYSMGA; via the coding sequence GACTTCCTCCGAAAAGGGCTTTCGGAGAAGGGGTACACGGTCGACGTCGCGGCCGACAGCGACGTGGCGCTCGAGTGCGCGGTGGCCGAGCCCCACGACCTGATCGTCCTCGACCTGCTGCTGCCCGGGTCGCGTGACGGTCTCGAGCTGTGCCGGGAGCTCCGGCGGCGGGGGATTTCGTCGAAGATCCTCATGCTGACCGCGCGCGACACGGTCGAGAACAAGATCGAAGGGCTCGACTCCGGCGCGGACGACTACCTCGTCAAGCCGTTCTCGTACCGCGAGCTCCTCGCGCGGCTGCGGGCGCTCACCCGCCGGAGCGAGATCAAGGAAGCCGGGCCGCTCGAATGCGAAGGCCTCGTCTACGAGCCGTCCTCCCGGACCGCGCGGATGGGAGAAGCGACCGTCGAGCTGACGATGCGCGAAGGAGCCATCCTCGAGCTGCTGCTCCGCCGGAAGGGAAAGGTCGTCTCGCGCGCGGAGATCGCGGCTCGCGTGTGGGAGGACACCTCCGATCTCTCGACGAACATCATCGACGTGTACATCAATTCGATCCGGAAGAAGATCGACGGCCCCTCGCGGGGCCGCATCCGGACGGTCCGCGGCGTCGGCTACTCGATGGGGGCCTGA
- a CDS encoding ATP-binding protein codes for MGDDETEVDARLADLERREIEQAQFIADVSHELRTPLTILRGGIEVAIEGERSADEYRQALSEALVEVQHLIRISENLLFLARGTAGRVTISFARVDLRRFAEERVREFETAAIEKGLELTFEGSARPVEILADRNRLKEVFQNLLENAIRYTEKGHVRVRVSADGAHARLDVEDTGVGIDAADVPNVFDRFFRSDRARRAYKGGSGLGLSIVRWIVEAHKGSVRVESEPGRGSSFTVLFPRIG; via the coding sequence GTGGGCGACGACGAGACCGAAGTCGACGCGCGGCTGGCCGATCTGGAGCGCCGCGAGATCGAGCAGGCGCAGTTCATCGCCGACGTTTCGCACGAGCTCCGGACGCCGCTCACGATCCTGCGCGGCGGGATCGAGGTGGCGATCGAGGGGGAGCGCAGCGCCGACGAGTACCGGCAGGCCCTCTCGGAAGCGCTCGTCGAGGTCCAGCACCTGATCCGGATCTCGGAGAACCTCCTCTTCCTCGCGCGCGGGACCGCGGGCCGCGTGACGATCTCCTTCGCGAGGGTCGACCTTCGCCGGTTCGCCGAGGAGCGCGTCCGGGAGTTCGAGACCGCCGCGATCGAGAAAGGGCTCGAGCTGACGTTCGAGGGATCCGCCCGGCCCGTGGAGATCCTCGCGGATCGCAACCGCCTGAAAGAGGTCTTCCAGAACCTGCTCGAGAACGCGATCCGGTACACGGAGAAAGGGCACGTCCGGGTGCGGGTCTCGGCCGACGGCGCCCATGCCCGGCTCGACGTCGAGGACACGGGGGTCGGCATCGACGCGGCCGACGTGCCGAACGTCTTCGACCGTTTCTTCCGTTCCGACCGCGCCCGGCGCGCGTACAAGGGAGGGTCCGGCCTCGGGCTCTCGATCGTGCGCTGGATCGTCGAGGCGCACAAGGGGAGCGTCCGCGTCGAGAGCGAGCCGGGCCGGGGTTCGTCGTTCACCGTGCTCTTTCCCCGGATCGGCTAG